The Thermoproteota archaeon genomic interval AGGTGGTCATCACCGTCGCATCCCTGAACCCCCTCAGGTAGCTCACCTCGGGTGCCAGCTCGGAGCCGAAGGCGGCCGTGGCTATGACGCATCTCGACTCCTCTGCCCTCACCTGGAGCTGGAATGTCGCGGACCTCTTCAATCCGCCTGAGGTCCCGGTCACCACGACGGTGAACGTGCCGGTGGCCTGCCCAGCCTGTATGACGAGGGAGGAAGTGCCCTCCTGGAGAGCAGGCGATTGAAGGTCACCCTGACATCCGATGGGAGGCCCGAGGCTGAAAGCATGACCGTGCCGCTCCCCCTGATCCTCCTAACTGTCACGGCCACCGATCCCGTGGAGGGGGGTTGAGCACCAGCGTGGTGGGCGTCACGGAGATGGAGAAGTCGAATCCCTGAGCGGCCGTTCCTGTACCCGTTTGCGTTCCGGTTTGAGTCTGGGCCTGGGTCTGGGATTGGGTTTGGTTCTGTCCCGTGACGGTCAGGGTCACGGTCGATGTTCTGGTGATGCCACCGCCCGATGCCATCAGGGTGAACTGATGTGTACCCATGGGGGCGCTGTTGGTGGCGACGAGGGTGAGGTTTGCGGTGAAGTCCGGCGGAGCGTTGTTCACGTTGGAGGAGATGGTCACCCCTTGGGGCAGTCCTGAGGCCGAGAGGGTCACGGGGCTGGGGAATCCGCCGATCCCTTGGACCCTTACTGTGAGGTAAGCCGCGCCTCTCCTCGACAGGGTCACCGCGGATGGGTCCACCTGGATGAAGAAGTCCTGCGTGATCGTAGTCGTGGTAGTGGTAGCTGCAGTAGAGGATGAGGTGGACGTTGGGGTTACCTTAAGGGAGACAGTGGCCGTGTGGGTCTTGCCGCCTCCCTCGGCGGTCACAGTTATCGTGTAGTCACCCGGCGGCGTCGATGCTGAGGTGGCGATCCGCAGGTAGATGGTGGATCCGGAGGAGACGAACTGATAAGTGGATCCGGGGGGTATGCCGGATGCCGTGAATTGCACCGTCCCCGAGAAGCCAGTAACCGGGGTTACAGCTACCGAGTACTCGGCCACTCGCCCCTGCGTCACGGTGACCGACTGGGGGGAGACTGAGAGCGAAAAATCAGGTTCCTGAGCGCTGGTCACCTAGATCGTTATGTTGACCTTGTCGTAAATGTTGTAGTTGCCCTCCTTGTTCTTCGCCTTGACCTCCAGCTTGTACTCGCCGGGAGCGGTGGAGTCGGACACGTCTACCTCGAGGGTGGAGGCGAAGGGAACCTTGCCTGAGATCCTGCTGTACGTGAGGGTGATCCCGCCGGGGTCGATCCCACCCACTTGTGGGACAGCTCCGCGTCGCCTAGGAAGGTTCCCCCTATGGCGAGCTGGACGTAGGCCTTCTCACCCTGCTTCAGATTCAGGGATGTCTGGCTGGCCACCACATCGATGTACGGTCCCTTGTAGGTGATCACGAGGGTCGGCTTCCAGCTGTCGTATGGAGCTCCCTCCCTAGAATGGAATATGACGCCATCGTCCGTGTCGGATGGTACCTTCAGCAGGAAGCCGTGAATTGGGCTGCCCGTCCCTATCTTCCCCTTCACGTACGATGTCACATCGAAATTGATCTTAGTCCCCTCGTGGGCATCGAAGCTGATGTGCTCCGTGGTTATCAGGGGACCGTAGCTGTCAGCATGACTCGACCAGGTCACGGTCGACTCGGAGAAGCTCTTGGTGAGGGAGTGTGCCTCAACATCGATCCCGGTATCGGTGGCTGCTTCACCGTCAGGATGAGAGTGGCCTTCTGCACATCGGAACGGGGAACCTGACCGTAAATGTCGAATTCACCACGGAGTCCCAGTAAATGGTGTAGGTCACAACGTTGGTGGAGATCCTCCTTCCAACGAGGAGCCCTGGCTCGCTACC includes:
- a CDS encoding DNRLRE domain-containing protein, whose amino-acid sequence is MRHLRSGSPFRCAEGHSHPDGEAATDTGIDVEAHSLTKSFSESTVTWSSHADSYGPLITTEHISFDAHEGTKINFDVTSYVKGKIGTGSPIHGFLLKVPSDTDDGVIFHSREGAPYDSWKPTLVITYKGPYIDVVASQTSLNLKQGEKAYVQLAIGGTFLGDAELSHKWVGSTPAGSPSRTAGSQARFPSPPPSR